One Microtus pennsylvanicus isolate mMicPen1 chromosome 3, mMicPen1.hap1, whole genome shotgun sequence DNA window includes the following coding sequences:
- the LOC142847209 gene encoding olfactory receptor 8A1 produces MAAENHSMVTEFILKGLTNRPELQLPLFLLFLGIYTVTMVGNLGMITLIGLNTQLHTPMYFFLSNLSFVDLCYSSVITPKMLINFVSQKNLISYDGCMSQLYFFLVFVIAECYMLTVMAYDRYVAICHPLLYNIIMSPALCSMLVAFVYAIGLIGSTIETGLMLKLHYCEDLISHYFCDILPLMKLSCSSTYDVEMAVFFLAGFDIVVTSLTVLISYAFILSSILRISSSEGRSKAFSTCSSHFAAVGLFYGSTAFMYLKPSTASSLAQENVASVFYTTVIPMLNPMIYSLRNKEVKAALDKTLRRKLL; encoded by the coding sequence ATGGCTGCAGAAAATCACTCCATGGTGACAGAATTCATCCTCAAGGGGTTAACTAACAGGCCAGAGCTCCAgctgcccctcttcctcctcttcctggggATCTACACAGTCACCATGGTGGGAAACCTGGGCATGATCACCTTGATTGGACTCAACACACAGCttcacacccccatgtacttcttcctcagcaaCTTGTCATTTGTGGATCTCTGCTACTCCTCTGTCATTACCCCAAAAATGCTCATCAACTTTGTGTCCCAAAAAAACCTCATCTCCTATGACGGGTGCATGTCACAGCTCTACTTCTTCCTTGTTTTCGTCATTGCTGAGTGTTACATGCTCActgtgatggcctatgaccgctacgTGGCCATCTGCCACCCCTTGCTTTACAACATCATCATGTCTCCTGCCCTCTGCTCCATGCTGGTAGCTTTTGTCTATGCCATAGGACTCATTGGCTCAACAATAGAGACAGGCCTCATGTTAAAGTTACACTATTGTGAAGACCTCATCAGCCATTACTTCTGTGACATCCTCCCCCTCATGAAGCTCTCCTGCTCTAGTACCTATGATGTAGAGATGGCTGTCTTCTTTTTAGCTGGGTTCGATATTGTAGTCACAAGTTTAACGGTACTAATTTCCTATGCCTTCATCCTGTCGAGCATCCTGCGCATCAGCTCCTCTGAGGGCAGGTCCAAAGCCTTTAGCACCTGCAGCTCCCACTTTGCAGCTGTAGGCTTATTCTATGGATCCACTGCCTTCATGTACTTAAAGCCTTCCACAGCTAGTTCCCTGGCCCAGGAGAATGTAGCTTCTGTGTTCTACACCACAGTGATCCCCATGCTCAACCCCAtgatctacagcctgaggaacaaagAGGTGAAGGCTGCCCTGGACAAAACACTGAGGAGAAAACTCCTTTGA
- the LOC142847210 gene encoding olfactory receptor 8A1-like, whose amino-acid sequence MVSENHSMVTEFILKGLTNRPELQLPLFFLFLGIYTVTMVGNLGMITLIGLNTQLHTPMYFFLSNLSFVDLCYSSVITPKMLINFVSKRNLISYDGCMSQLYFFLVFVIAECYMLTVMAYDRYVAICHPLLYNIIMSPALCSMLVAFVYAMGFIGSTIETGLMLKLHYCEDLISHYFCDILPLMKLSCSSTYDVEMAVFFLAGFNIIATSLTVLISYAFILSSILRISSSEGRSKAFSTCSSHFAAVGLFYGSTAFMYLKPSTASSLAQENVASVFYTTVIPMLNPLIYSLRNKEVKAALDKTLKRKLL is encoded by the coding sequence ATGGTTTCAGAAAATCACTCCATGGTGACAGAGTTCATCCTCAAGGGGTTAACTAACAGGCCAGAGCTCCAGctgcccctcttcttcctcttcctggggaTCTACACGGTCACAATGGTAGGAAACCTGGGCATGATCACCTTGATTGGACTCAACACACAGCttcacacccccatgtacttcttcctcagcaaCTTGTCATTTGTGGATCTCTGCTACTCCTCTGTCATTACCCCAAAAATGCTCATCAACTTTGTGTCCAAAAGAAACCTCATCTCCTATGACGGGTGCATGTCACAGCTCTACTTCTTCCTTGTTTTCGTCATTGCTGAGTGTTACATGCTCActgtgatggcctatgaccgctacgTGGCCATCTGCCACCCCTTGCTTTACAACATCATCATGTCTCCTGCCCTCTGCTCCATGCTGGTAGCTTTTGTCTATGCCATGGGATTCATTGGCTCAACAATAGAGACAGGCCTCATGTTAAAGTTACACTATTGTGAAGACCTCATCAGCCATTACTTCTGTGACATTCTACCCCTCATGAAGCTCTCCTGCTCTAGTACCTATGATGTAGAGATGGCTGTCTTCTTTTTAGCTGGGTTCAATATTATAGCAACAAGCTTAACAGTACTAATTTCCTATGCCTTCATCCTGTCGAGCATCCTGCGCATCAGCTCCTCTGAGGGCAGGTCCAAAGCTTTCAGCACCTGCAGCTCCCACTTTGCAGCTGTGGGCTTGTTCTATGGATCCACTGCCTTCATGTACTTAAAGCCTTCCACAGCTAGTTCCCTGGCCCAGGAAAATGTAGCTTCTGTGTTCTACACCACGGTGATCCCCATGCTCAATCCCCTGATCTACAGCCTGAGAAACAAAGAGGTGAAGGCTGCCCTGGACAAAACACTGAAGAGAAAACTCCTTTGA
- the Or8b12 gene encoding olfactory receptor 8B12, whose product MTAKNSSVTEFILAGLTDQPGLLMPLLFLFLAFYMVTMVGNLGLISLIGLNPHLHTPMYFFLFNLSLIDSCYSSTIIPKMLVSFISKKNTISYSGCMSQLFFFCFFVVSESFILSAMAYDRYVAICNPLMYTVTMSPQVCLLLLLGVYVMGFSGGMAHTGNILNLTFCADNLVNHFMCDILPLLELSCNSTFTNELVVFIVVAFDIGVPIVTIFISYALILSSILRMHSAEGRSKAFSTCSSHIIVVCLFFGSGAFAYLKPPSILPLDQGKVSSLFYTIVVPMLNPLIYSLRNKDVQVALRKTLVGRVFS is encoded by the coding sequence ATGACTGCCAAAAATTCCTCTGTGACAGAATTCATCCTTGCAGGCCTGACAGACCAGCCAGGACTCCTCAtgcccctcctcttcctgttcctgGCTTTCTACATGGTCACCATGGTGGGGAACCTGGGCTTGATCTCCCTGATAGGGCTGAATCCTCACttgcacacccccatgtacttctttctcTTCAATCTTTCCTTAATAGATTCCTGTTACTCCTCCACCATCATCCCCAAAATGCTGGTGAGTTTTATCTCAAAGAAGAACACCATCTCATACTCGGGGTGTATGTCAcagctgttttttttctgtttctttgttgtctCTGAGTCTTTCATTCTGTCAGCCATGGCATATGACCGATATGTTGCCATCTGCAACCCCCTGATGTATACAGTCACCATGTCTCCCCAGGTGTGTTTACTGCTTTTACTGGGTGTGTATGTCATGGGCTTTTCTGGAGGTATGGCCCATACAGGAAACATATTGAATCTGACCTTCTGTGCTGACAACCTTGTCAATCACTTCATGTGTGATATCCTTCCCCTTCTGGAGCTGTCCTGCAACAGCACCTTCACAAATGAGTTGGTAGTCTTCATTGTGGTGGCCTTTGATATTGGCGTGCCCATTGTCACCATCTTCATTTCTTATGCCCTCATCCTCTCTAGCATCCTTCGCATGCATTCCGCAGAGGGCAGGTCCAAGGCCTTCagcacctgcagctcccacatAATTgtggtttgtcttttctttggttctggggCTTTCGCGTACCTCAAACCACCTTCCATTTTGCCACTTGACCAAGGAAAAGTGTCTTCCTTGTTCTATACCATTGTAGTACCAATGCTGAACCCTCTGATCTATAGCTTGAGAAATAAGGATGTCCAAGTTGCTCTGAGGAAAACCCTTGTCGGCCGAGTATTCTCTTAA